In Bos indicus x Bos taurus breed Angus x Brahman F1 hybrid chromosome 1, Bos_hybrid_MaternalHap_v2.0, whole genome shotgun sequence, a single window of DNA contains:
- the LOC113893303 gene encoding THO complex subunit 2-like → MAAVTVVVPVEWIKNWEKSGRGEFLHLCRILSENKSLDSSTYRDFQQALYELSYHVIKGNLKHEQASNVLSDISEFREDMPSILADVFCILDIETNCLEEKSKGDYFTQLVLACLYLVSDTVLKERLDPETLESLGLIKQSQQFNQKSVKIKTKLFYKQQKFNLLREENEGYAKLIAELGQDLSGNITSDLILENIKSLIGCFNLDPNRVLDVILEVFECRPEQDDFFISLLESYMSMCEPQTLCHILGFKFKFYQEPNGETPSSLYRVAAVLLQFNLIDLDDLYVHLLPADNCIMDEHKREIVEAKQIVRKLTMVVLSSDKIDEREKEKEKEEEKVEKPPDNQKLGLLEALLKIGDWQHAQSIMDQTPPYYAASHKLIALAICKLIHITIEPLYRKVGIPKGAKGSPVSALQNKRAPKQAESFEDLRRDVFNMFCYLGPHLSHDPILFAKVVRIGKSFMKEFQSDGRKQEDKEKTEVILSCLLSITDQVLLPSLSLMDCNACMSEELWGMFKTFPYQHRYRLYGQWKNETYNSHPLLVKVKAQTIDRAKYIMKRLTKENVKPSGRQIGKLSHSNPTILFDYILSQIQKYDNLIAPVVDSLKYLTSLNYDILAYCIIEALANPEKEKMKHDDTTISSWLQSLASFCGAVFRKYPIDLAGLLQYVANQLKAGKSFDLLILKEVVQKMAGIEITEEMTMEQLEAMTGGEQLKAEGGYFGQIRNTKKSSQRLKDALLDHALALPLCLLMAQQRNGIIFQESGEKHLKLVGKLYDQCHDTLVQFGGFLASNLSTEDYIKQVPSIDVLCNEFHTPHDAAFFLSRPKYAHRILSKYDELKKSEKGSKQQHKVHKYITSCEMVMAPVHAAVVSLHVSKVWDDISPQFYATFWSLTMYDLAAPHTSYEREVNKLKIQMKAIDDNQEMPPNKKKKEKERCTALQDKLLEEEKKQMEHVQRVLQRLKLEKDNWLLAKSTKNETITKFLQLCIFPRCIFSAIDAVYCARFVELVHQQKTPNFSTLLCYDRVFSDIIYTVSSCTENEASRYGRFLCCMLETVTRWHSDRATYEKECGNYPGFLTILRATGFDGGNKADQLDYDNFRHVVHKWHYKLTKASVHCLETGEYTHIRNILIVLTKILPWYPKVLNLGQALERRVHKICQEEKEKRPDLYALAMGYSGQLKSRKSYMIPENEFHHKDPPPRNAVASVQNGPGAGPSSSSIGSVSKLDESSAEDTDKSRERSQCGVKALKASSATPKGNSNNGNSGSNSSKTVKENDKEKGKEKEKEKKEKTPTTTPEARVLGKDGKEKPKEERPNKDEKAREMKERTLKSDKEKEKFKKEEKAKDEKFKTTVPNVESKSTQEKEREKELSRERDTAKEMKSKENVKGGEKTPVSGFLKSPVPRSDIAEPEREQKRRKIDTHPSPSHSSTVKDSLIELKESSAKLYINHTPPPLSKREMDKKDLDKSRERSREREKKDEKDKKERKRDHLNNDREVPLDLTKRRKEENGTMGVSKHKSESSCESPYPNEKDKEKNKSKSSGKEKGGDSFKSGKTDKISSGGKKGVDRSLS, encoded by the exons ATGGCGGCCGTAACTGTGGTGGTTCCTGTAGAGTGGATAAAGAACTGGGAGAAATCAGGGAGAGGCGAATTTTTACATTTATGCCGGATCCTCAGTGAAAATAAAAGCCTCGATAGTTCAACTTATAGAGATTTCCAGCAAGCTCTTTATGAATTATCATACCATGTCATTAAAGGAAATCTAAAGCATGAACAGGCATCTAATGTTCTTAGTGACATTAGTGAATTTCGTGAGGATATGCCCTCCATTCTTgctgatgtattctgcatattagATATCGAGACAAATTgtttagaagaaaaaagcaagggagactATTTTACACAATTGGTATTAGCATGTTTGTATTTAGTTTCAGACACAGTTCTAAAGGAACGCTTGGATCCAGAAACATTGGAATCGTTAGGGCTTATCAAACAATCACAGCAATTCAATCAAAAGTCAGTTAAAATCAAGACAAAACTCTTTTACAAGCAGCAAAAATTTAATTtgttaagagaagaaaatgaaggttATGCCAAGCTGATTGCTGAATTGGGGCAAGATTTATCTGGAAATATTACTAGTGATTTAATCTTAGAAAATATCAAATCTTTAATAGGATGCTTTAATCTGGATCCCAATAGAGTTCTGGATGTCATTTTAGAAGTGTTTGAATGCAGGCCGGAACAAGATgacttctttatatctttattagAATCTTACATGAGTATGTGTGAGCCGCAAACACTGTGTCATATTCTTGGGTTCAAATTCAAGTTTTATCAGGAACCAAATGGAGAGACTCCTTCATCTTTATACAGAGTTGCAGCAGTACTTCTACAATTTAACCTTATTGATTTAGATGATCTTTATGTACATCTTCTTCCAGCTGATAATTGCATTATGGATGAACACAAGCGAGAAATTGTAGAAGCTAAGCAGATCGTTAGAAAACTTACAATGGTTGTATTGTCTTCTGATAAAATTGACGAgcgagagaaagaaaaggaaaaagaagaggagaaagtggAGAAGCCACCTGACAACCAAAAACTTGGTTTGTTGGAAGCCTTGTTAAAGATTGGTGATTGGCAGCATGCGCAGAGCATTATGGATCAGACGCCTCCATACTATGCAGCTTCACATAAACTAATAGCCCTTGCTATTTGCAAGCTGATTCATATAACTATTGAGCCTCTCTACCGAAAAGTTGGCATTCCTAAAGGTGCTAAAGGCTCACCTGTTAGTGCTTTGCAAAATAAGAGAGCGCCAAAACAAGCAGAGAGCTTTGAAGATTTGAGGAGAGATGTCTTCAATATGTTCTGTTACCTTGGTCCCCACCTTTCTCACGATCCCATTTTATTTGCTAAAGTGGTGCGGATAGGCAAGTCATTTATGAAGGAGTTTCAGTCTGATGGACGCAAacaagaagataaagagaaaacgGAAGTTATCCTTAGCTGTTTGCTTAGCATTACTGACCAGGTATtacttccatctctttctttGATGGACTGCAATGCTTGTATGTCTGAGGAACTATGGGGGatgtttaaaacatttccatATCAGCATAGATATCGTCTGTATGGCCAGTGGAAGAATGAAACTTACAACAGTCATCCACTTTTAGTAAAAGTTAAAGCTCAAACAATAGACAGAGCCAAATATATCATGAAGCGTCTAACCAAGGAAAATGTGAAGCCTTCTGGAAGACAAATTGGGAAGCTGAGCCACAGCAATCCAACCATTTTGTTTGATTATATCTTGTCACAAATACAGAAGTATGATAACTTGATAGCACCTGTAGTAGATTCATTGAAATACCTCACTTCGTTGAATTATGACATCTTGGCCTATTGTATCATTGAAGCTTTAGCTAatccagaaaaggagaaaatgaaacatgACGACACAACCATCTCAAGTTGGCTTCAGAGTCTGGCTAGTTTCTGTGGTGCAGTTTTTCGTAAATATCCAATTGATCTTGCTGGTCTTCTTCAGTATGTGGCTAATCAGCTAAAGGCAGGCAAAAGTTTTGACCTGCTTATACTGAAAGAAGTGGTACAAAAAATGGCAGGAAtagaaattacagaagaaatgacAATGGAGCAACTAGAAGCCATGACTGGTGGAGAACAACTAAAAGCTGAAGGTGGTTATTTTGGCCAGATAAGAAACACTAAAAAATCCTCCCAGAGATTAAAGGATGCACTATTAGACCATGCTCTTGCTCTTCCTCTCTGCTTGCTTATGGCTCAGCAGAGGAATGGGATAATCTTTCAGGAAAGTGGAGAGAAACATTTGAAACTTGTGGGAAAACTCTATGATCAGTGTCATGATACCCTGGTACAGTTTGGTGGGTTTTTAGCATCTAATCTAAGCACAGAAGATTATATAAAGCAAGTGCCTTCAATTGATGTGCTCTGTAATGAATTTCACACACCTCACGATGCAGCATTTTTCCTGTCTAGGCCAAAGTATGCACACCGTATTTTGTCAAAGTATGACGAACTTAAAAAATCAGAGAAGGGAAGTAAACAGCAGCATAAAGTTCATAAGTACatcacatcatgtgaaatggtaATGGCTCCTGTTCATGCAGCAGTGGTTTCCTTACACGTTTCCAAAGTCTGGGATGACATCAGTCCTCAATTCTATGCCACATTCTGGTCATTGACAATGTATGACCTTGCAGCTCCACATACCAGCTATGAACGGGAAGTCAATAAACTTAAAATCCAGATGAAAGCAATTGATGATAACCAGGAAATGcctccaaataaaaagaaaaaagagaaggagcgATGTACTGCCCTTCAGGACAAGCTTCtcgaagaagaaaagaaacagatggaACATGTACAGCGAGTTCTGCAGAGACTGAAACTGGAAAAGGACAACTGGCTTTTAGCAAAATCTACCAAAAATGAGACCATCACAAAATTTCTACAGCTGTGTATATTTCCTCGATGTATTTTTTCAGCAATTGATGCTGTTTACTGTGCTCGTTTTGTTGAATTGGTACACCAACAGAAAACTCCAAATTTTTCCACACTTCTTTGCTATGATCGAGTTTTCTCTGATATAATTTACACAGTCTCAAGCTGTACTGAAAATGAAGCTAGTCGATATGGGAGATTCCTTTGCTGCATGTTAGAGACTGtgaccaggtggcacagtgatagaGCCACGTATGAAAAGGAATGTGGAAATTACCCAGGATTCCTTACTATATTACGAGCAACTGGATTTGATGGTGGAAATAAAGCTGATCAATTAGACTATGACAATTTTCGACACGTTGTACATAAATGGCACTACAAACTGACCAAGGCATCGGTACATTGCCTTGAAACAGGCGAATATACGCACATCAGGAATATCTTGATTGTGCTAACAAAAATACTTCCTTGGTACCCAAAAGTTTTGAATCTGGGTCAAGCTTTGGAAAGAAGAGTGCATAAAATCTgccaagaggaaaaagagaagaggcCAGATCTATATGCATTGGCTATGGGCTACTCTGGGCAGTTGAAAAGTAGAAAGTCATACATGATACCTGAAAATGAGTTTCATCACAAAGACCCCCCTCCAAGGAATGCAGTTGCCAGTGTACAAAATGGGCCTGGTGCTGGGCCTTCTTCATCGTCGATCGGAAGTGTATCTAAGTTGGACGAAAGCAGTGCCGAGGACACTGATAAATCAAGGGAGAGATCTCAGTGTGGTGTGAAAGCTCTTAAAGCTTCTAGTGCCACACCAAAAGGGAAttcaaataatggaaatagtggtTCTAACAGCAGCAAAACtgttaaagaaaatgacaaagaaaaaggaaaagagaaagaaaaagagaaaaaagaaaagactccaACTACTACTCCAGAGGCCCGAGTACTTGGTAAAGATGgtaaagaaaaaccaaaggaagaacggccaaataaagatgaaaaagcaagagagatgaaggaaagaaCACTTAAATctgacaaagagaaagaaaaattcaagaaggaagaaaaagctaAAGATGAGAAATTCAAGACCACTGTCCCAAATGTAGAATCAAAGTCAactcaagaaaaggaaagagagaaggagctGTCTAGAGAACGagatacagcaaaggaaatgaaatcaaaggaaaatgttaaaggaggagagaaaacacCAGTTTCTGGGTTCTTGAAGTCACCTGTTCCCCGATCAGATATTGCAGAGCCTGAAAGGGAACAGAAACGTCGCAAAATTGATACCCATCCTTCTCCATCACATTCCTCAACAGTAAAG GACAGTCTCATCGAACTCAAAGAGTCTTCAGCAAAGCTCTACATTAATCATACTCCTCCACCACTGTCCAAGAGAGAAATGGACAAGAAAGATTTGGACAAGTCAAGGGAAAgatccagagaaagagaaaaaaaggatgaaaaggaCAAGAAAGAGCGGAAAAGGGATCACTTAAACAATGACCGAGAAGTGCCACTGGACTTAACCAAGAGGCGGAAAGAGGAAAATGGAACAATGGGGGTTTCAAAACACAAAAGTGAAAGTTCATGTGAGTCTCCTTATCCAAAtgagaaagacaaggaaaaaaataagtcaaaatcTTCAGGCAAAGAAAAAGGCGGTGACTCATTTAAATCTGGAAAGACGGATAAAATCTCCTCTGGTGGCAAAAAGGGTGTGGACAGATCCCTAAGCTGA